TCATAGAGACGAGCTGTTTTCTCTACCAATGTTTTTAAAATATGCTTGTGCTCCTGTGTGGCGATGCTAGAGTCAGTTATATTCAGCATGCGTGAAGAAATGAAAGTGGCTTCTGGACTTAGATCCACCAGAATGACATGTAATAAGTTTCTTGATTTGGGTAATTTCCTTGCCGCAATACCTGTCATTCCCGACCCAGAGAAACCGTCGAGAACGCAGGTGGTCCCTTCTGCATAGTGCTTGAGATATTCTTGGATCGCGATATATGGAACCTTTGTGTGATATGAATGTGACCTATAGACAGGATCGAACTTACCTGCGCTTGTATCCGCGGCAAAAGGCTCCCGGCGGTAGTCGTCGGTGGCCGGGTCGTAGGGCTTGCCATAGTGCTCGATAAAATCCCTGATAAAAGGGTTGGGGCAGGCGGTGTAGTAGGGCGG
This genomic stretch from Deltaproteobacteria bacterium harbors:
- a CDS encoding DNA methylase codes for the protein PPYYTACPNPFIRDFIEHYGKPYDPATDDYRREPFAADTSAGKFDPVYRSHSYHTKVPYIAIQEYLKHYAEGTTCVLDGFSGSGMTGIAARKLPKSRNLLHVILVDLSPEATFISSRMLNITDSSIATQEHKHILKTLVEKTARLYDVPDGHTNGQINYTVRCGCAGPYIDA